In Calorimonas adulescens, the sequence GACCACATATATAGGACAGTTAAATGTATATGACATATTAACTCATGACACCTTTATTATTACAAAAGATGCAGTGAATAAAGTGGAGGAGGTGTATTCCTGATGGAACTCCATGATGTTTTGATAAGGCCGATTGTGACTGAAAAAACTATGGAAATGATGGCAGAGAAGAAATATGCCTTTGTTGTAGATAGAAATGCCACAAAAACACAGATTAAAAATGCTGTTGAAAATATATTTGGCGTAAAGGTAGAAAAGGTATATACTGCAAATCGTATAGGAAAAGTAAAAAGAGTAGGTAGATTTGAGGGCAGAAGGCCAGACTGGAAAAGGGCAATAGTTAAACTTACAGCAGACAGTAAAGGGATAGAATTTTTTGAGGGACTAATGTAATTCCTAAAGGAGGTTAAATGGATGGCGATAAAGAAATATAAGCCGACCTCACCTGGAAGAAGGTTCATGTCTGTTAATACTTTTGATGAAATAACAAAGACTGAACCTGAAAAATCACTGGTAGTGAGTCTAACGAGTAAAGCGGGAAGGAACGTTTATGGAAGGATTACCGTTAGACACAGGGGTGGTGGTCATAAGAGGCTTTACAGGATAATTGACTTCAAAAGGAATAAGTTTGGTGTTCCGGCTAAAGTTGCAGCCATTGAATACGATCCAAACAGGACAGCATATATAGCACTTTTAAATTATGCTGACGGAGAAAAAAGGTATATACTGGCCCCAGAGGGATTAAAAGTTGGAGACGTAGTGCAGTCAGGTGAAGGTGCAGATATAAAAGTTGGCAATGCATTAAAACTTAAAGATATGCCGGTAGGTACTGTTATCCATAATATTGAGCTTATACCAGGAAAAGGTGGACAGCTTGTTAGGGCTGCAGGTTCTTCGGCACAGCTGCTTGCAAAAGAGGGTGCGTATGCGCAGGTACGTCTACCTTCATCGGAAGTTCGTTTGATACGCACTGAGTGTATGGCTACAATTGGGCAGGTTTCAAACATTGACCATGAAAATGTGACTATAGGAAAGGCTGGTAGGAGTAGATGGATGGGCATAAGACCAACGGTAAGGGGTTCCGTAATGAACCCAATTGATCATCCTCATGGTGGTGGTGAAGGCAAAGCGCCGATAGGGCATCCTGGGCCAGTAACTCCGTGGGGCAAACCAACTCTTGGCTATAAGACGAGGAAGAAGCATAAACCTTCTGATAAGCTTATAGTAAAAAGACGTAGCAAGTAAGGGAGGGGTAAGATGAGCAGGTCAGTTAAAAAGGGACCTTTTGTAAATGAAAAGCTGTTATCTAAGATAATCGAGATGAACAAAACCGGTGAAAAGAAAGTTCTGAGAACCTGGTCCAGAAGTTCTACTATTGTCCCGGAAATGGTAGGTCATACCATTGCTGTCCATGATGGAAGAAAGCATGTGCCTGTTTATATAACTGAGGATATGGTTGGACACAAATTGGGTGAGTTTGCTCCCACCAGGACTTTTAGAGGGCATGCAGGTTCGGAGAAGACAACAAAAATTAAAAAGTAGCCAAAGGTGAGGAGGTATAAAGGTGGAGGCTAAGGCAATATTACGATATGCCAGAATTTCTCCAAGAAAGGTCAGAATTGTATTAGACCTTATAAGGGGAAAACAGATAGACGAAGCAATGGCAATTCTGAAATACACGCCTAAGAGAGCTTCATATATGATTGAGAAGTTATTAAATTCAGCGGTGGCCAATGCTGAAAATAACTTTAATATGAACAGGGATAAACTTTTTATTTCCAAAGCTTATGCCGACCAGGGACCAACTTTAAAAAGATACCTGCCGAGAGCCCATGGAAGGGCAGATGTTATAAGAAAGAGGACCAGCCATATAACTCTGGTTCTTGAAGAAAAGTGAGAAGGAGGTACGAGTATGGGTCAAAAGGTTAATCCCATTGGGTTTAGGGTAGGTGTGATAAAGGACTGGGACGCAAGGTGGTACGCTAAGGGCAATAACTTTGGTGATACGCTTATTGAGGACATAAAACTCAGGAACTATATCAAGGAGAAGACATTTGAGGCTGGAATCTCAAAAATTGAAATTGAGAGGGATGCCAATCGCATAAAGATAAATCTTCATACTGCAAAACCAGGTATCTTAATAGGTAAGGGCGGTGCAGGGATTGACGTTTTGAAGAAGTCACTAGAGCAAATGACGGGTAAGGTAGTTCTTCTCAATGTCATAGAAATAAAAAAACCTGAACTGGACGCTCAACTGGTCGCAGAAAATATAGCTTTTCAGCTTGAGAGAAGAATTTCTTTTAGAAGGGCAATGAAACAGGCCATGTCAAGAGCTATGAAAGCTGGAGCTAAGGGTATAAAAACATCAGTTTCTGGAAGGCTTGGTGGTGCTGAGATAGCAAGGACAGAAACGTATCATGAAGGTGTGGTGCCACTGCAGACCATTCGTGCAGACATAGATTATGGTTTTACAGAAGCTAAGACAACTTACGGAAGGATAGGAGTAAAGGTTTGGATTAACAAGGGCGAGGTATTACCTGAGCTGAAGAAGGAAGCGGCAGAAGGAGGAATGTAATTATGTTGATGCCCAAAAGGGTTAAATACAGAAAACCACACAGAGGTTCCGTCCCAAGTCCGGACTCTAAGGCTACAAGGGGCAATACCCTTACTTATGGAGAGTTTGGATTGCAGGCGTTAGAACCGGCATGGATAACATCTGCTCAGATTGAAGCTGCACGTGTTGCAATGACCAGGTATATCAAAAGAGGCGGGAAGGTGTGGATAAAAATTTTCCCTGACAAGCCTATAACCAAAAAACCGGCTGAGACAAGGATGGGTTCCGGCAAAGGTGCACCTGAATATTGGGTTGCAGTTGTTAAACCTGGTAGGGTGTTGTTTGAGATTGGTGGTGTCAGTGAAGAGACTGCAAAGGAGGCTTTGAGACTGGCAAAGTATAAGCTTCCCATTAAGACCAGATTTATAAAACGTGAAGATGTGGGTGGTGAAAACAATGAAAGCCAGTGATATGAAAGAAATGACAAACAGTGAGTTAAATCAAAAGCTGTCTGAGTTGAAGGAGGAGCTCTTTAACCTGAGATTTCAACTGGCTACAGGTCAGCTGGAGAATACAAGCAGGATCAAAATGGTAAGAAAGGATATTGCGCGGGTCAAGACGATTTTAAGGGAACGCCAGATCAAAGTGGTTTAAAGGAGGTTAGTATATGGAGACAATAAGGGGTAAGCGCAAAGAGAGAATAGGCTTTGTGGTAAGCGATAAAATGGATAAGACAATAGTCGTAGCAGTAGAAGATAGGGTGCAGCATCCTCTTTACGGAAAGATTGTAAGAAGAACCAAAAAGTACAAGGCTCATGATGAGAAAAATGAAGCGCATATTGGCGATAAAGTTCTTATTATGGAGACAAGACCTTTGAGCAAGGAAAAAAGGTGGAGACTGGTTGATATAGTTGAAAGGGCAAAATAATGAAAGGAGGACAATTCCATGATACAACCACAGACGAGGTTAAAGGTTGCAGATAACACTGGTGCTAAAGAGATAATGTGTATAAGGGTCCTCGGCGGTCCAAACAGGAAATTTGGAAATATTGGTGATATAATAGTTGCTTCAGTTAAAAGTGCAACACCAGGAGGTGTTGTTAAAAAAGGTGATGTAATAAAAGCAGTTGTGGTGAGGTCTGTAAGCGGACTTAAGAGAAAAGATGGCACATTTATAAGGTTTGATGAGAATGCTGCGGTAATAATCAGAGATGATTTACAACCACGGGGTACACGTATTTTTGGACCGGTTGCCAGAGAGCTTAGGGATAAAAACTTTATGAAAATAATTTCTCTTGCGCCAGAAGTGCTTTGATTGGAGGTGGCAAAATGCCTAAGGTACATGTCAAAAAAGGAGATACCGTTGTCATTATATCTGGTGAGGATAAGGGAAAGAAAGGAAAAGTTTTAAAGGTGATACCGTCCGAGGGTAAAATACTTGTTGAGGGTATAAACCTGGTAACAAAGCACAAAAGACCGTCAGGTCAAAATCAGCAGGCAGGGATAGTCCATGAGGAAGCACCAATATATAGTTCAAAAGCTTTGATTTATTGCAACAATTGTGGGAAAGGTGTCCGGTATGGAAAGAAAATTCTCGATGACGGTAAAAAAGTGAGATATTGCAAAGCTTGTGGCGAGAATTTAGACTGAAAGGAGGTTTAATATGCCAATAATTCCTAGACTCAAAGAGAAATACTTGAACGAGGTTGTGCCTCAGCTTATGAATAGGTTTCATTATGACAATCCAATGCAGGTACCAAAACTGGAGAAGATTGTAATCAACTCTGGTGTGGGTGAGGGAAAAGAAAACCCTAAGGCACTGGACGAAATGGTAGAAGAGATTAAAATGATCACAGGACAAAAACCTGTCATAACAAAAGCAAAAAAATCCATAGCTAACTTTAAGATAAGAAAAGGAATGCCTATTGGTGTTATGGTAACACTGAGGGGTAACAGAATGTATGAATTTGTCGACAAACTACTGAGTGTTGCACTTCCAAGGGTACGTGACTTTAGAGGAGTTTCGTCTAAGTCTTTTGATGGCCGAGGCAATTATACTCTTGGAATAAGGGAGCAGCTGATTTTTCCGGAAATAGATTATGATAAGGTTGAAAAAATCAGGGGTATGGAAATAGTGTTTGTCACAACCGCAAAGAACGACGAAGAGGGTTATGAACTGTTAAGATTATTAGGAATGCCTTTTTCAAAATAAGGGAGGGATAAAATGGCACGCAAAGCCTTAAAAATAAAACAGCAAAGACCTCAAAAGTATGCAACTAGAGAGTATAACAGGTGTAAGATATGTGGCAGACCGCATGCATATCTCCGTAAGTTTGGTATGTGCCGTCTTTGCTTCAGGAAGTATGCTCATGAGGGTATAATTCCTGGGGTCAAAAAGGCAAGCTGGTAATAGGAAGGAGGTAAATCTAATGGTTACAGATCCAATAGCCGATATGTTAACACGAATCAGAAATGCCAATATTGTTAGAATGTCAACAGTTGATATTCCGGCTTCAAATATAAAGAAAAGTATAGCGGAAATTATGTATAATGAAGGATTTATTGAATCCTATGAGATTGTAGATGATGGAAAGCAGGGTATAATTAGGATTAAGATGAAATACGGTCCTGATAAGGAGAGAGTAGTAAGTGGGCTTAAGCGGATAAGTAAACCGGGTTTGAGGGTATATGCCACAAAGGATCAGATACCAAAAGTATTGGGTGGCCTTGGAATTGCTATATTATCTACACCAAAGGGTGTAATAACTGACAAAAAAGCCAGACAGGAGGGTGTTGGAGGAGAGGTCCTCTGTTATATCTGGTAAACTAAGGAGGTGCTAAAATGTCAAGGATAGGGAAAAAACCTATTGCCATCCCTCAAGGGGTTCAAGTTGATATTTCTGAAAACAATATAGTGAGAGTTAAGGGCCCTAAAGGTGAGCTGACACAGGCTTTTAATAAGAATATGATTATAGAGAAGGCTGATAATGCTATATTAGTCAAAAGACCAGATGATAGTAAATTTAACCATTCCTTGCACGGACTTACCAGGACGCTAATTGCCAATATGATTGAAGGTGTAACGAAAGGTTATGAAAAGTCTCTGGATATTGTTGGGGTTGGTTACAGGGCTTCAAAACAGGGAAATAAACTCGTTTTAAATCTTGGATATTCTCATCCAATCGAGATTGAAGAGGAACCGGGCATAGAGATTGCAGTAGATGGGAGCAACAAGATCATTGTAAAAGGGATAGATAAACAGCGGGTGGGCCAGGTGGCAGCCATGATTAGAGATAAAAGACGTCCTGATGTATATAAGGGAAAGGGTATCAGGTATACCGGTGAGGTTGTCAGGTTAAAAGAAGGAAAGACAGGCAAGAAGTAGGAAGGAGTGATTGACTTTGATAAATAAAGAGAGCAAGAATATAGGGAGAAAAATACGCCACAAAAGGCTGCGTAAAAAGGTTTTTGGCACTGCAGAGCGGCCGCGTCTTTCGGTTTACAGAAGCCTTAACAACTTTTACGTCCAACTAATTGATGATGAGGCTGGACATACAATGGCTTCAGTATCTACCTTAGAGCCTGAAATAAAATCGAAGATCACCAATGGTTCAAATAAAGAAAGCGCTGAAGTAGTAGGTAAATTAATAGCTAAGAGGGCACTGGAAAAAGGTATAAACAAAGTGGTATTTGACAGGGGTGGCTATAAATATCATGGAACAATAAAGGCATTGGCTGATGCTGCCAGAGAAGGTGGATTAGAATTTTAAAGGAGGGAAATTATGCGAATTAATCCAAACGGTTTAGAGTTAAAGGAAACCGTGATTTCGATGAACCGTGTTGCAAAGGTTGTGAAGGGTG encodes:
- the rplW gene encoding 50S ribosomal protein L23, which codes for MELHDVLIRPIVTEKTMEMMAEKKYAFVVDRNATKTQIKNAVENIFGVKVEKVYTANRIGKVKRVGRFEGRRPDWKRAIVKLTADSKGIEFFEGLM
- the rplB gene encoding 50S ribosomal protein L2, whose product is MAIKKYKPTSPGRRFMSVNTFDEITKTEPEKSLVVSLTSKAGRNVYGRITVRHRGGGHKRLYRIIDFKRNKFGVPAKVAAIEYDPNRTAYIALLNYADGEKRYILAPEGLKVGDVVQSGEGADIKVGNALKLKDMPVGTVIHNIELIPGKGGQLVRAAGSSAQLLAKEGAYAQVRLPSSEVRLIRTECMATIGQVSNIDHENVTIGKAGRSRWMGIRPTVRGSVMNPIDHPHGGGEGKAPIGHPGPVTPWGKPTLGYKTRKKHKPSDKLIVKRRSK
- the rpsS gene encoding 30S ribosomal protein S19, which produces MSRSVKKGPFVNEKLLSKIIEMNKTGEKKVLRTWSRSSTIVPEMVGHTIAVHDGRKHVPVYITEDMVGHKLGEFAPTRTFRGHAGSEKTTKIKK
- the rplV gene encoding 50S ribosomal protein L22; protein product: MEAKAILRYARISPRKVRIVLDLIRGKQIDEAMAILKYTPKRASYMIEKLLNSAVANAENNFNMNRDKLFISKAYADQGPTLKRYLPRAHGRADVIRKRTSHITLVLEEK
- the rpsC gene encoding 30S ribosomal protein S3, giving the protein MGQKVNPIGFRVGVIKDWDARWYAKGNNFGDTLIEDIKLRNYIKEKTFEAGISKIEIERDANRIKINLHTAKPGILIGKGGAGIDVLKKSLEQMTGKVVLLNVIEIKKPELDAQLVAENIAFQLERRISFRRAMKQAMSRAMKAGAKGIKTSVSGRLGGAEIARTETYHEGVVPLQTIRADIDYGFTEAKTTYGRIGVKVWINKGEVLPELKKEAAEGGM
- the rplP gene encoding 50S ribosomal protein L16 encodes the protein MLMPKRVKYRKPHRGSVPSPDSKATRGNTLTYGEFGLQALEPAWITSAQIEAARVAMTRYIKRGGKVWIKIFPDKPITKKPAETRMGSGKGAPEYWVAVVKPGRVLFEIGGVSEETAKEALRLAKYKLPIKTRFIKREDVGGENNESQ
- the rpmC gene encoding 50S ribosomal protein L29 → MKASDMKEMTNSELNQKLSELKEELFNLRFQLATGQLENTSRIKMVRKDIARVKTILRERQIKVV
- the rpsQ gene encoding 30S ribosomal protein S17 produces the protein METIRGKRKERIGFVVSDKMDKTIVVAVEDRVQHPLYGKIVRRTKKYKAHDEKNEAHIGDKVLIMETRPLSKEKRWRLVDIVERAK
- the rplN gene encoding 50S ribosomal protein L14, giving the protein MIQPQTRLKVADNTGAKEIMCIRVLGGPNRKFGNIGDIIVASVKSATPGGVVKKGDVIKAVVVRSVSGLKRKDGTFIRFDENAAVIIRDDLQPRGTRIFGPVARELRDKNFMKIISLAPEVL
- the rplX gene encoding 50S ribosomal protein L24, producing the protein MPKVHVKKGDTVVIISGEDKGKKGKVLKVIPSEGKILVEGINLVTKHKRPSGQNQQAGIVHEEAPIYSSKALIYCNNCGKGVRYGKKILDDGKKVRYCKACGENLD
- the rplE gene encoding 50S ribosomal protein L5, which encodes MPRLKEKYLNEVVPQLMNRFHYDNPMQVPKLEKIVINSGVGEGKENPKALDEMVEEIKMITGQKPVITKAKKSIANFKIRKGMPIGVMVTLRGNRMYEFVDKLLSVALPRVRDFRGVSSKSFDGRGNYTLGIREQLIFPEIDYDKVEKIRGMEIVFVTTAKNDEEGYELLRLLGMPFSK
- a CDS encoding type Z 30S ribosomal protein S14 gives rise to the protein MARKALKIKQQRPQKYATREYNRCKICGRPHAYLRKFGMCRLCFRKYAHEGIIPGVKKASW
- the rpsH gene encoding 30S ribosomal protein S8, whose translation is MVTDPIADMLTRIRNANIVRMSTVDIPASNIKKSIAEIMYNEGFIESYEIVDDGKQGIIRIKMKYGPDKERVVSGLKRISKPGLRVYATKDQIPKVLGGLGIAILSTPKGVITDKKARQEGVGGEVLCYIW
- the rplF gene encoding 50S ribosomal protein L6, which encodes MSRIGKKPIAIPQGVQVDISENNIVRVKGPKGELTQAFNKNMIIEKADNAILVKRPDDSKFNHSLHGLTRTLIANMIEGVTKGYEKSLDIVGVGYRASKQGNKLVLNLGYSHPIEIEEEPGIEIAVDGSNKIIVKGIDKQRVGQVAAMIRDKRRPDVYKGKGIRYTGEVVRLKEGKTGKK
- the rplR gene encoding 50S ribosomal protein L18: MINKESKNIGRKIRHKRLRKKVFGTAERPRLSVYRSLNNFYVQLIDDEAGHTMASVSTLEPEIKSKITNGSNKESAEVVGKLIAKRALEKGINKVVFDRGGYKYHGTIKALADAAREGGLEF